Within Nitrospirota bacterium, the genomic segment CCCCCTCCGGATCGTCCGCCGCCAGGGCGGCCACCCCCGCCCCGGTCTTCGCGGGGACGCGCCTCATTGACGTTGATGGCCCTGCCCTTTAGGTCTTTCCCGTTCATTCCACTGATCGCGGCCTGCGCTTCCGCACCGGCGGGCATTTCCACGAAGCCGAAGCCTCGTGACTCTCCCGTAAACTTGTCCTTGACCAC encodes:
- a CDS encoding RNA-binding protein, producing the protein MRIFVGNLSRDVSDQDLMAAFESFGSVDSATVVKDKFTGESRGFGFVEMPAGAEAQAAISGMNGKDLKGRAINVNEARPREDRGGGGRPGGGRSGGG